AAAAATAAAGATTATAAATAAGCCTTCTCCTAAAACTATAGAATTGGCCCTGTTAGGTGAGTGTGATTTTAGTATAGTTAATTTAACTGAATCAACTTATATTGATCTAACTATACATATTATAAAAGAATCTAAACTTACTTTTATTGCTTCCCATAAATTTGAGCATTTAAAGGATATATCCTTGTCCTTAGAAGATTTGATTAAATATCCCATATTAATGCTGAGTAAAAATTCTACTACGAGAAAGGTTTTTAATAAGTATTTAGAAAAATCAAATCTACATATAACTCCAGAGTTAGAGTCAGAGAGTATGGGCCTACTTGTAGATTTATGTAAAATAGGCTTAGGCATAAGCTTAGTGTCAGAAGACTCTATATTAAAGGAAAAAAAAGAAGAGATCTTTATGCTAGACATAAAAGAAACTCTTCCTCAAATAAGTATTGCCCTAGTTCATAATAAAAATATTCCCCTATCCCATAGTGCAAATACATTCCTTGATTTAATAAAAAGAAACTATAATACCAGATAATGCTCCCATGGCCATTACAGAAACCACTGTGATGGCTATTATTTTTCTAGTCTTATCTTTTATCATATCTTATCTCTCCTCATCCTTTAATATGTTTATATTTATTAATTCCATAGGATTTTAAATCCAATTAGTATGATACTTATATCTGCCAATATATGAACTATCCAAGAGTTTATGAAATTTTTACTCTTAGTATTTAAATAGTTAAATACTATACCTATTACCATTAAGGATATTATACATAATATTATTAAGTATATATTAAACCAACTCTTTATCATTCCCATATGATAAAGGGCAAATAAGGCACTTGAGTATATGTAGGCCATATACTTATTTCCTTCTTCATATATATTTAAAAATATAAATCCCCTAAAGAAAAACTCTTCTAAAAAGGAATTTACAAATATTATATATAGTCCTATGTATATGAAATTATTCTTATTTACTTTTATTTTATTTAATTGGTCTACTAGATTTTGTGTATCTATATATTTAGCAAATATAATATATCCTATTATTACAATAGTAAATGAACAGAAACCT
The Anaeromicrobium sediminis DNA segment above includes these coding regions:
- a CDS encoding CPBP family intramembrane glutamic endopeptidase, which translates into the protein MKNSKKVIYLSLVICISMYIIEQILNVNYFVKSTCKIVLFTLIPYLYIKIVKKKNIKNSLHLGKFQLKRLKLGLILGFCSFTIVIIGYIIFAKYIDTQNLVDQLNKIKVNKNNFIYIGLYIIFVNSFLEEFFFRGFIFLNIYEEGNKYMAYIYSSALFALYHMGMIKSWFNIYLIILCIISLMVIGIVFNYLNTKSKNFINSWIVHILADISIILIGFKILWN
- a CDS encoding LysR family transcriptional regulator, which translates into the protein MNINYDYYKIFYHVAKNLSFSKSANELYISQSAVSQSIKTLEDKLGISLFLRHKRKITLTKEGEKLFEYIKPAIENIISGENLVKSIKTLESGQITIGVSDTLCRYYLLDCLKTFNNLYPHIKIKIINKPSPKTIELALLGECDFSIVNLTESTYIDLTIHIIKESKLTFIASHKFEHLKDISLSLEDLIKYPILMLSKNSTTRKVFNKYLEKSNLHITPELESESMGLLVDLCKIGLGISLVSEDSILKEKKEEIFMLDIKETLPQISIALVHNKNIPLSHSANTFLDLIKRNYNTR